A segment of the Denticeps clupeoides chromosome 2, fDenClu1.1, whole genome shotgun sequence genome:
AAGACATGTAGAGCAAAAGAAGGTCAAAACAATATGATTATGTAATCTGCGAtgcacaaacatgtttaaatttACCTATAAACTCCATTGGAACTAAATTGTAGTGACCAGAACACTTGGCCTGTGCTGAGAACCGCTGCTTTGGAACACGGTCTGCTGTTTTTCGGCCGCctgaaaataaacatatacCAGTCTGATGGAAACGCTGTGTTGTTTCAATCAGCCACATACAGAGAAAGGGGCAAAAACATCACAGAggacatttttgttctttttttttttataattggaCACATTTGTCATGCTGTGGGAAAGAGTTCTGGTCTGTATAAAACAAGACGGTGTTTCGTGAACTCTTCAGACCTCTACCATTGCCTGTATTCCCTTGACACCCACAGGGTCTGTTTAAtccttgttttcattttttacataagGTATGAGTTTCCAGAACTGTGGCTCTGAACCCTAATTCGCCAGTACAGTGTATGCATTTCCCCGTGTTTCTCAGCTGCTGAAACAAATGCCGACCCTTGCCGGCCTCTCAGAAGGGAATGGAGAGGAAGAGCGTGAGATGATGACAGACATTTCCTCCCCATTTGGCTTGTTTCTCTAAAGGATTAATTTAAACTTGCTGATTCAAATGGATGATAAAAAGACAGTTTGTATCTAATACATATTAAAATGTGGGCTTAAGCAGATTCCAAGGGAACACATTTATATAAAGCCTGACAAATGAATATTATAATATGTTGTGATGTGAAGAAAATGAGATGTATGATATACAGAAAGTATATAAGCATGAACTCAGTCTGGTCAACCCTGACTGATGGGGAGTAAAAAGATCCAAgcacaaaaagaagaaagaaccCCTGGTGTGTTGCAGCCCCTGGGAAAAAACTAGCACTAGCAATTAGTTCTGATTGGTTCCTGTGAGCTGCGCCGCCCATTTGTTCCTCAGTAAATCCCCTCTACTTTGCCCAGCCAAACAAAGGCCCAGGAGGAAAAAGGGAAGGACTTCCCGCAGTTAATTGCTTCTCTGCACATGCACTCGTTTGTGTCCTGATCCTAGACCTGTGAATGTAAGCTGTGGCCTCCGTTGAAAAAAAAGGGCAGGAATGTGAACTCGCCGAGTGCCCGTTATCGGTCATTGCCGTGGAGCCAGATgataagcaaaaacaaaagccaGCGTCCCTTTAGGGCCCCCAGATGCCATGTGCCTCTCAGGCCAGGTTTGCCAACTTCGTGGACGTACACGTCAGCCGTGAAGCCCATCAGATTTAGCCCATAATTGTGATAATTGAGAAGGAATGTGGTCTGCGATTGCTTTGTACCCAGTGAAAGGCCATCTGTCTGACATGTGAGAATGTGCTTTAGCAGTTAAACCCCAGCCTGCAGAATAAAGCAGTCAGTTTTATGGGCATGAGATGCTCTGCGCGCCCACATGTTTGCCGTTCCTTCTTTTCACTACTTACTTTCAACCCCCTTAAGCCAcataggcttaagtgtcttgaacATGTAGGTAGTAGCAGGATTTGTAGAAGTGGGGTGGCTTATCTTGACTGGCTCAGCTTGACGATAGCTGTGTTCATTGCAGAAAAAGCTACTACATTTATCATCAATCAAATGCAAAGATATTGTGTTCCAGACATTTTGTTCTAGACACGTTCCTACGCATCTCATTCCTGGAGTAAACCACAAGCCACAAAATATCAAAAACAACAATGAGACGTTTTTCTGAAAGATCATGAAGCACAAGTAGCTCCCATGACTATGATTGAGTGTGTAATATATCACATGGATGTGACCATATTATAATCATAATACAGATGTAATAGTGACATCCAGCCATATCCTTGCTGTCTATCtgtcactttcatttcaatgtatttttattatatgccttaaaaatgtaattattttgtaattgcAATCAGGAATAAAGCTATGACACATTCGGAAAGCAATCCTTTAAtggatttatattttatttatgtcagTCTCTGATGGTTCATCTTAATGCTAGTGTGCTTTTGATTTCATGTAATGAAATAATTGTTGCACTCTGACTCTACACATCACCAGTCTCTTTCTCATTATCCAGGCTTCATTTCATACTTTCATACAACGCAGTGAGGTCACCTGATAACATTATCTGACAGAAACAATAGCAGTAAACATAATtgcttttgcaaaaaaatatatatttagctGAGAAGTATACGTTTGAGTTGCTGAATGCATGTGTGAGCCTCACTTAGGGTATAACAAACTGTATTGGCACTTAAACTTACAACCcccattaaaacattaaaattgaACATGTTCTGTACAACTTTTAATTCATAGCAGACTCTCAAAATACAGGATGTCAAAATTGAAAAAGAAGATGCTGTACATAATAGTAAGAGGTTCAAATAGCTCAAGCATATCTAGAGGTCACACCCCCTTTCGCAGATTATCACATCATGACATGAGAAGCTTATAGTCACAGTTCACCTAAGAATCTCAGAACATGTAAGTTGCAGGAAAACAGGAAGTCCCTGTGTACACCCACATGAGACATCAGTTTAGGATTTCCCTCTTCTCCCAACAAAGGGATGTCTGGAGCCAGAATGCTGGCTCGTCTGGGAATACAACGTGAAACATGTGAGCGACAGCAGCCTCTATTTATAGGGTTTCAGACCCCTCAGACCAAATGAAAACCCTGGGAGGCTGGACTCTGAGCGCTGTGTGTGTCCAACAGAACGTACACACTGGGTGCTCTGTTATATCTGTAATAGTCACACTATGTCCAAATAATGCATTTACTTAATTGTCCTGTAATATCTACATACACTAGGCATGCAGAAACATTTGGATTTCCGGTATGTAAGTCGGAATTTTACTTTATGTTTTATATAGTcagggaaaaaatatttcaaacctGCTGATTTTACTAATTAATTTATAaccttttttgttattgttttgtgtttcatGGTTCAAAAACCttccattgaaattatagactgatcagCAGGTCACATACCTATTTGCGCATTATCATATCATGAGATGAGAAGCTTATAGTCACACTTCACCTTAGAACCCCAGAACAGCAGGGGTTCAAACCATTTTTCCCCTGACTGTATATGCATACAGATCATCTGCGGCTGAATAGGAAGGATATTCTTTTGACACCGTTGTCCAGTTCCCAGAGAACCAATCACACGAATCCTGAATCCTAAATAGAGATTGGCTAGCTTCAGAACATGGAAGATGAAGTGGCTTCTGGATTCAAGGGACGTCCCGGAGAGGAACACCATTACGAACACTATTAcagctgtttattaaaaaactaTTTCTCCATTAACTGTTTGTGCTCTTGAGACGGGATGGTTCAATGTTGCCTTTGTTCAAACACAAAGATAATTTTTCTGAATTGGATCAAAATGGAGGCAATGTCACATATTCCACTGATCCATCTCAGGATCAAAGTGTCTGGTGGTAATATTTATTACTCTGTTAATTGAGTTGATGTGTTTGATATTTACCATTTTTAGTCTAAGGTTTGACCATCAACACTTGAGCCATGAGCTCCTTACGACTACAGccttgaatttgaatttgtaatGACGTTGATAGGTCGTGTGATTTATGTCTACAGAGTTCACAGTGTCTTTCTAGCGTTGCATTGTCTTACATATCTTCCAGGAATACCTTATCATTTGTGGTGGTAACCTGCACTCGGACTCGCACCTCTGGCACTTCCCCACATTTCAGCATGAAACGAGGGAAAgccttgacccccccccccccccccccccccctctctctgagGAAACTCACAGCTCTTTGATCATTTGCTGTGTTctgaaaaaagcaacaaaattaAGAGACCAAGGTGACCTGGAGTTTGCATGGTAGCCTGGGTGATTATCAGCTGTTTCACAATTAAAATACCAAGATTCCAACAAGTCATTCCTAAGAATTCATATGTGACATCTTttggctaaataaataaacaaataaatcaatacatcTGCACCACCGGGCCTTGTGGTGGCACGTCGGCCAGCAACGTGGAGGTTGAGAGTTCGTGTCCCGGCCCCAGcttttgtgtgtgcgtattctgcatgctctccccatgttggcgcGGATTTGATCCAGGTCGCCCAAAGGCATTCACACTATTTGAACTGGCGACCTTAGGTGTGGATGTGTgactgaatggtgtgtgtgtgtgtgtgtgtgtgtgtgtgtgtgtgagtccccAGCATTCACCCCATTTCCCAAGATGTGCTAATGCAACCCTGCTttggactaagtggttatggatgGTGATTGAGTGAGTAAGTCAGGCTCTAGACACGTTAATGTCAGCAAATAGGAACTTTCATCCAATACTGAACAAATGAGACATGAACTAAACCCATTTGGTATAACAATCTGTGTGGAATTCGGGTAGTCTAGACGTGAAAAGCATGACCAGGAAATAAGCCTGGAAAAACATTTTACGCTGAGAACATGAAACCGGTGGCTGTGGGTCCACTCTATATTTAGAGAGACCCTCGGAGAAACCAATTGAGTGATGTCATCCAAATCCTTGTCTTTCTATCTCAGTCTTCCCACTGAGTGTCGTCATGCAAATATGTGCCACATGCTGCATTTGGCCTGCGTCTGAAGAGCCGCTGTCTCCACCAATTGACTGGGATCAGCGTGGACTCAGACCGAGTCATTGTGCATAATTAGCATTTGAATGCGGAGACTTTAGCCACGGCTAACTTAAATTAACAGCTGAATATACATGAGTCACTtggtggctgtttttttttggcctggaATTCGGGGTAGATGGACGATATAATAAAAACCTAGTGCTGTGTATTGTATAGggtattcttttaaaaatgtacattttggacCACGTGCATCATCACCAAAAAGCCATTTCTTCCCCAAAAGCAGCCCTTTCCCGGCCATCTTTTGGTGCGGGAAGTATTTCCTCACTATTCTCTAAATTGCTTTAACATGCAAAGCCACAGGCAGACATTACGCACATTAGCATTCAGCTGCTTGGCACTAAGCTCAGTGCTACTACAGAGGCCAAGGAGGTAATTCCGCACTGCGCCAGTGGCTCTGAAGCGTCATTCCCAAACCGTAGACATGTGTAATGAGTGTTCAAATACGCTGCCATGGAAGCTTGACAGCATACACAGTAGAGGATGTTGACTCATTAATCcctgtcattgtaaaaaaaaaataataatttcactttcagtttccCATTTGAAATAACACAATTTCTGCATTTCCCTGGtacattccacacacacacacactcacacacacatatatacacacatattttttatacaaaCTTTTTGCAATTAATCTTTGACATATTGTGGTGATTCCTAACAAATACACTATAGTAACATCTATATAGTAACATAAATTTCTATGTTAGTATAACTGTATTTGGTCACACCTTGGCACTGAAGCCAAAATGATGCCACATATTAAGTGTACgtatatttttattgaacatTTCAGGAAACAGTTTTGCGTTCATATAAATAGTACtgtgatttgtatttatttttttggaactgTTACATCACgcataatgtgttttttgctACGATTCATTTTGTGCTTTGCAGCATGGACAGCGGGCattaacagcaaaataaaagacacatgaGGAAGCTTGAAGGCCATGTATGAAACAAGTCAATGATGATTAATCAGCATCATTTCCAGTGAGTtgcaatcagtaggtacagtccccctggagcaacttgtggtcaagtgtcttgctcagggacacaatggtaggaagtggcatttgaacccaTGACTTTGTGGTTGCTGAGTTCACGAGTGTCCTACCACCAGCGTGTCTCTGATGGGTTTGTCCTAGCTGGTGGATTTGTTGCTCTTAATTTACATCATTACATCTAAGCACGTTTTAGGCACTACCAGAAATACAACTGTTATTTGCCAGAACAGCTCTTTTGATTGTTCAGAACACTATGCTGTAGGTCTCCATTATGGTCCATACCTGCTGTAAGTGAGTATTGGGTCCATAGTggaaaaaaatcagaaaaaaatgaatagccACTGACAAAGGTTGAAATAATAtacccacatctgctgatgctcTGCATACTGTGCTAGTGTAAAatttgcttctttaatcagcgCCACCGTCGTTTCTAGTaattaagcttttaaagtgacaggcatatgaacacagcattccatctGATATCATTAACAGGTATTTCCAactaccagagtcatttacaacatgacaatgtctggactggagttttcacCCATTTGATAATGGATCCTGTGgttgcctagcaggtaaggaaacggacccgtaattggaaggttgccgccacagtgccactgagtaaagcaccgtccccacactctgctctctgggcacctgtcatggctgcccactcctcactaagggtgatggttgaaagaagaggacacattttcattgtgtgcaccgtgtgctgtgctgcagggtttcacaatgacaatcacaatggATGCAGTCTGCTGTAGGCATGCTGGGTAAATTTTGGCTCATATCTGCTAcaggtgggcagtggtggcctagtgtgtaaggaagtggccccgtaatcagaaggttcgaatcccgatccgccaaggtgccactgagcaaagcaccgtccccacacactgctccccgggcgcctgtcatggctgcccactgctcactcagggtgtgctgtgttggtgtgtatcacaatgaaaatgtagtgattgtgaagtgattgtgaagcgaTTGCCACACAGTAcatgccctctgcatttaacccataaatGCCCATTAaatgccctctgcatttaacccatcacccttggtgatgcccggggagcagtgtgtggggacggtgctttgctcagtggcaccttggcggatcggattACATGGGCCACCTCCttgactgctaggccaccacggccccttTATTTTTACTAATAAAGGACAAAACGTGCTTACAGCCTGTTGTCCGTCTGTCCTTccatcatttcactttcactgttgtGTGACGTTATagtggacagtggtggcctggcggttaaggaaacgcacccgtaatcagaaggttcaaatcccgatccgccacggtgccaccgaggagccactgagcaaagcaccgtccccacacactgctccccgggcccctgccatggctgcccactgctcactaagggtgacggttaaaagcaggggacacatttcactgtgtgcaccgtgtttcacaatgacaatcgcttcactttaagAGCCACAGGTGACGATGACCACGTCTGGAGACCAGAGGCAGAACCTGAGGTTAATCATTTTCCCCCCACCAGCATTTTTAAGATTCATACCGTTGCGTTGACTCAGAAGCCCCCACCCCCACGAGGGATCGGATGGCCATATATGGGCAGCGCGCGTCCGCTTAAAACGCGCGCCGCTCGGCGACGCGCACAGATCTCGCTCcagagcagcggcagcagcggcggcgccCACACGCACGCCGGCCCGGGATTATCTGGTCCTCCTTTCCTTTTTGACACGACGTGTGAAGGACTCGCGCGGAATAAAACCTCCAGCAGCAGACATGTTTGTCGCGTCGCTGAGTCTCTGCGcggctctcctcctcgtcctcctccgccCTGCCTCAGGTGAGCAGCGGGTGTTACCTGCGCGTTTCTTTCACCCGAGCGGAAGAACGCTGACGGTCCTCTCTCGTGTGCAGGGTCTTTCCCCAGAGCCCAGAACGTGTCCTGGCTGTCCCTGAACTTCAAAACGCTGCTAACGTGGAGTCCGAGACCGGTGAACTACTCGCACACGGTGGAATACTACATGTAAGAATACTACATGATCAgttgcatttaatatttatattctaattATATTCTAACAAGCAATTAACTACCATTTGCATTTGTATTAATGAGATGTTTTATTAAGGGGAATTATTAGGCTGAAATGGGAATTATGTAATCATACTGTGTGGAGACATTTGGAcgtgatgaaagtgaaattaaactttaggttttttttttatcattttttttttaattgtctgaTTGTTCGTGGCTTCAGAAACCCCAGGCTTGCTGCAGCAGGCCTGCCGAGTGAcgttctctgttttttttctctctgtccgTGTTCGCAGGCCCGCACACAACAAGGAGAGGAGCCCGTTCTGCATCAGGACGGCGAAGACCGAGTGCGACCTCACCCGCTCCCTGAAAAACCTGGATTCGGTGTACATAGCTGAAGTGCTTTCGGAGCCGTTGCCGGGGGTCACCTCAGACCTGATAGAGTTCCCGTACACCCGCTCGGAGCCATTCTGTCCCTACAAAGACAGTAGGTGTTGCCTCATAGTGGCGAGACACAATTTTTACTAAGAAAAATGTGCTTACAGCCTGTTGTCCGTCTGTCCTTCAGCTCAGATCGGAAAACCGGACTTCAGATACAAAGTCAGCAAGGACACCGGCGTGATCACCTTGTACATAACGGACCCCCTCACTGCTGTGCAGAATGAGAGAGGGGAGAACATGAACATTCGGGACATCTTTAAAAATGACCTGCAGTACAAGGTCACCTACAGGAGAGCGAAGAGCACCGGCCAGGTGAGAACGTCATGTAAAAAAGCAATATACACAGctatttagatatatatatataaaactggtTATTGttagagatagatagatatattttttaaatatttttgctaCAGAATTATAAAGGGATATCTTAATGTGGTTCATTGGcaatatttattgttattacatGTCATActatccatttttattttgactaTATAAAGCTTATATAAAGTTCATGTTGACAGAGGTCCTCAGCAGTGGCCCTGCTAAATGAACATGGATTGTGTTGGTTGAATGTCTGGTGTATTTTGTTTGCTAACATGCTGAtgaaatgaatatttcaaaAGTCGCAGAGGTCACATCACTCCTCTTCCTAACTTAGAAAGGTGACTTAAATGCAAATGCTGCAGCCGATGCGTTACACAGCTATAATACAAGtctaccagccaatcagaatcgaGCGTTCATGTGTTCATGTTTCGTCCACAGAAAACAAAGGTTACGAGAACAAGTCAGATCGAGCTGACGGACGTGGACAAAGGGGAGAGTTACTGTGTCAGCGTGCAGGCATACATCCCATCCCGACAACTGAACAAACAGCTGGGAGAGCCCAGCAGCGACCAGTGCACCCCTGGGGAAAAGGGGTTCTTGGACGGTAGGATcatttactttgcttaaatccgactcaagtaaaagtaaaagtaaccAGTAAAAGTAGAAAAttgcttaatttaaaatttactttgagtaaaagttacttaatTACTTtcaataaagccaaaatcaaagtatccaaaactgtgaacAATTCCTTATTtcaaactgtgctttttgttctttctatagcaaacataaatatatcagatGAGCACGttgactgctgatataagaaatgaaataaggtGCCATGCCCCTTGTATGTATGGAATGTATAGGCTGTAATGtagcaatgtaatgtatggaataggcaggcaaaaagcatatacagtgcatccggaaagtattcacagcccatCACGTTTTCCAcaagtcttattccaaaatggattaattttattttcccctcagaattctacacaacacaacatgaaaaaagtttacttgagggtTTGGTAAATTTAGCACAACAAAAtatgccctctgcatttaaaccatctaGTGAGCaacgggcagccatgaaaagctcccagggagcagtgtgtgaggacggtgctttgctcagtgacaccttggcagtttggggtTCGAACCACcagccttccaattacgggtccgcttctttaaCTTCTAGGCTGTTGATTGGACGTCCAATGTAATGTTAGTAAAATACTTGGATAGAAATGTAATTGACTAAAAGTAAAACtacctattaaaaaaaaattactcacaaaaactactcaattacagtaacatgAGTCAATTAAATGTATTACTTTCCGCCTCTGGGATCTGTGATATTCAATAATggaaatgtgtgcttttttaaaatgcacccAGTAGCTGGCTGGCTGCATATAAAGCCATGAGgctatttagatttttattgcCATCGTCAGGGAGCTAAATGGGTGCTGTTGGGAGGCTGTGTTATCAGTAATTACTCCTGGTCTGGTCCATTTTGCACACCGGGGAGGGTGATAATTGTCCACCGTTGGTGCACTCTGGGGAAGGGGGCAGGGGTGACGTGAGGAGGATTAGTTTGTTCTTCTGTGCTAATTCCGGGAAAGGCTTTGGGAGATGTACTGAGAACAGCGGGAACCACCGTGAATCACTGTTCTGTTTAGAAACAATGACAGGGGCAGGAGCACACAGTACCTGCAAATCAGGACAAGTATGTTGTGAGTGAGAGGGGTCTGCTGTGCTGATTTCATACCCCTGACTGAAATCTCCAAAATGACAATTTTCGAGTATGTTAAAAACAGAGAGGATTGCTGGAACGTAGCACTGTAATAATTCTTCACACATTCCCTTACAGAATATGGCCTGAACGTGATTGTCGGTGGCATCGCGTTGATCCTCGCAGTCGTCCTCGCCATCGTGATCGGAGTGGTGTGCTGCAAGCGCCAGAGGAAAGAGAAGAAGCGCACAGCAGAGGACGTGCCCCTGAAACACGTGTGATGAACAAGTCCATCTGTAGTACTCTCGGGAAGGCCTGGTACTGACATTCTCCCTCT
Coding sequences within it:
- the f3a gene encoding coagulation factor III, tissue factor a, with product MFVASLSLCAALLLVLLRPASGSFPRAQNVSWLSLNFKTLLTWSPRPVNYSHTVEYYMPAHNKERSPFCIRTAKTECDLTRSLKNLDSVYIAEVLSEPLPGVTSDLIEFPYTRSEPFCPYKDTQIGKPDFRYKVSKDTGVITLYITDPLTAVQNERGENMNIRDIFKNDLQYKVTYRRAKSTGQKTKVTRTSQIELTDVDKGESYCVSVQAYIPSRQLNKQLGEPSSDQCTPGEKGFLDEYGLNVIVGGIALILAVVLAIVIGVVCCKRQRKEKKRTAEDVPLKHV